The Primulina eburnea isolate SZY01 chromosome 6, ASM2296580v1, whole genome shotgun sequence genome contains a region encoding:
- the LOC140833842 gene encoding probable serine/threonine-protein kinase WNK9 isoform X1 yields the protein MNGVTDLDLEDSEFVEVDPTGRYGRYNEILGKGSSKIVYRAFDEYEGIEVAWNQVKLYDFLQRPEDLERLYREIHLLKTLKHNNIMKFYSSWVDTANRNINFVTEMFTSGTLRQYRLKHKRVNTRAIKHWCRQILQGLLYLHSHDPPVIHRDLKCDNIFINGNQGEVKIGDLGLAAILRKSHAARCVGTPEFMAPEVYEEEYNELVDIYSFGMCILEMVTFEYPYSECTHPAQIYKKVISGKKPDALYKVKDLELRLFVEKCLATVSDRLSAWELLNDPFLQVDDFFYDFRMLNYQRDYDEIGSILKQPLLSARHSTTSSLANGYSNYLCYNHENGLDCHSVEYEGNEIDLFTSHEDDHLDNVDIKIKGRRSEDGTIFLKLRIADKEGLVRNIYFPFDVETDTASSVAAEMVSELDITDQDVNKIANMIDAQIILLVPDWKTGAGFEENFHESSSNYCQNCASDGALAGYLSSHKPGKNLQAPQCSKHGCGAIHGRFEEITYQVEWPDKCLTEGAPMCSSQSNGGQNPHTSRLSVNFGHEHEMSEQNNKDESNVRIDKENASDGNESKQELMWLKAKYEIQLRELGDEKIGVMVKHPSLDSHSGECKNDTWDEKSEVRLESFSSMKHATTFSSTISERKHDYESAYRLCSPMHMVTAKSFYLHRASSLPVDALQISKN from the exons ATGAATGGTGTTACTGATCTTGATTTAGAAGACTCTGAGTTTGTTGAAGTTGATCCAACTGGAAGATATGGAAGG TATAATGAAATTCTTGGAAAAGGATCTTCAAAAATAGT TTACAGAGCTTTTGATGAGTATGAAGGGATTGAAGTAGCTTGGAATCAGGTGAAGCTCTACGATTTTCTACAGAGACCTGAAGATCTTGAGAGGCTTTATCGTGAAATCCATTTACTCAAGACTTTGAAACACAACAATATTATGAAATTCTACTCATCTTGGGTTGATACTGCCAATAGAAACATCAATTTTGTGACAGAAATGTTCACTTCTGGTACCCTCAGACA GTACAGGCTAAAGCATAAAAGGGTGAATACTAGAGCTATCAAGCACTGGTGTAGGCAGATTTTACAAGGGCTTCTTTATCTCCACAGTCATGATCCTCCTGTGATTCATAGAGATCTGAAATGCGACAACATTTTTATTAATGGGAATCAAGGTGAAGTCAAGATTGGTGATCTTGGATTAGCTGCAATCCTTCGGAAATCACATGCTGCTCGGTGTGTGG GAACACCGGAGTTCATGGCTCCTGAGGTATATGAAGAGGAATATAATGAATTAGTGGATATCTATTCGTTTGGAATGTGCATTTTGGAGATGGTAACCTTTGAGTATCCATATAGTGAATGCACTCATCCTGCTCAAATTTATAAGAAAGTGATCTCT GGGAAGAAACCGGATGCCCTTTACAAAGTTAAGGATCTTGAGTTACGGCTATTTGTTGAAAAGTGTTTAGCGACTGTGTCTGACCGGTTATCCGCGTGGGAACTTCTCAACGACCCTTTTCTCCAAGTcgatgattttttttatgattttaggATGTTGAATTATCAGAGAGATTATGATGAAATAGGTTCGATTTTAAAGCAGCCCCTCTTGAGTGCTCGTCATAGCACAACCAGTTCTCTAGCCAATGGTTACTCAAACTATCTTTGTTATAATCACGAAAATGGCTTGGATTGCCACTCGGTTGAGTATGAAGGGAATGAGATAGATTTATTCACAAGTCATGAAGATGATCACTTGGATAATGTGGACATTAAAATCAAGGGGAGAAGGAGTGAAGATGGGACTATATTTTTGAAACTCAGAATTGCAGATAAAGAAG GTCTTGTCCGGAATATATACTTCCCTTTTGACGTTGAAACTGATACAGCTTCGAGTGTTGCTGCCGAAATGGTTTCTGAGTTGGATATTACAGATCAAGATGTAAACAAGATTGCAAATATGATCGATGCACAAATAATTTTGTTGGTACCGGATTGGAAAACGGGTGCTGGATTTGAAGAAAATTTTCATGAAAGTAGTAGCAACTACTGTCAAAATTGTGCATCAGACGGTGCTCTAGCTGGCTATTTATCGTCCCACAAACCGGGAAAGAATCTGCAAGCTCCTCAATGTTCTAAGCACGGATGTGGAGCAATACATGGTCGTTTTGAAGAGATTACATACCAAGTTGAATGGCCTGACAAATGTCTTACAGAGGGTGCCCCAATGTGTTCAAGCCAGTCGAATGGTGGGCAAAATCCTCACACGTCCCGTTTATCTGTTAACTTTGGACATGAACATGAAATGTCAGAGCAAAATAACAAGGATGAATCAAATGTAAGAATCGACAAAGAGAATGCATCTGATGGGAATGAGAGTAAGCAGGAGTTAATGTGGCTTAAGGCCAAGTATGAGATACAGTTGAGGGAGCTTGGAGATGAAAAAATTGGGGTTATGGTCAAGCATCCGAGTTTGGATTCTCACTCAGGAGAATGCAAGAACGATACATGGGATGAGAAAAGTGAAGTTCGGCTTGAATCTTTTTCCTCAATGAAGCATGCTACAACATTCTCATCAACAATTTCTGAAAGGAAACATGATTATGAGTCTGCCTACAGATTATGTAGTCCGATGCACATGGTCACAGCTAAGAGTTTCTATCTCCACAGAGCCAGTTCTCTACCAGTTGATGC
- the LOC140833842 gene encoding probable serine/threonine-protein kinase WNK9 isoform X2: MCLIKYIGYRAFDEYEGIEVAWNQVKLYDFLQRPEDLERLYREIHLLKTLKHNNIMKFYSSWVDTANRNINFVTEMFTSGTLRQYRLKHKRVNTRAIKHWCRQILQGLLYLHSHDPPVIHRDLKCDNIFINGNQGEVKIGDLGLAAILRKSHAARCVGTPEFMAPEVYEEEYNELVDIYSFGMCILEMVTFEYPYSECTHPAQIYKKVISGKKPDALYKVKDLELRLFVEKCLATVSDRLSAWELLNDPFLQVDDFFYDFRMLNYQRDYDEIGSILKQPLLSARHSTTSSLANGYSNYLCYNHENGLDCHSVEYEGNEIDLFTSHEDDHLDNVDIKIKGRRSEDGTIFLKLRIADKEGLVRNIYFPFDVETDTASSVAAEMVSELDITDQDVNKIANMIDAQIILLVPDWKTGAGFEENFHESSSNYCQNCASDGALAGYLSSHKPGKNLQAPQCSKHGCGAIHGRFEEITYQVEWPDKCLTEGAPMCSSQSNGGQNPHTSRLSVNFGHEHEMSEQNNKDESNVRIDKENASDGNESKQELMWLKAKYEIQLRELGDEKIGVMVKHPSLDSHSGECKNDTWDEKSEVRLESFSSMKHATTFSSTISERKHDYESAYRLCSPMHMVTAKSFYLHRASSLPVDALQISKN; encoded by the exons ATGTGTTTAATAAAGTACATTGG TTACAGAGCTTTTGATGAGTATGAAGGGATTGAAGTAGCTTGGAATCAGGTGAAGCTCTACGATTTTCTACAGAGACCTGAAGATCTTGAGAGGCTTTATCGTGAAATCCATTTACTCAAGACTTTGAAACACAACAATATTATGAAATTCTACTCATCTTGGGTTGATACTGCCAATAGAAACATCAATTTTGTGACAGAAATGTTCACTTCTGGTACCCTCAGACA GTACAGGCTAAAGCATAAAAGGGTGAATACTAGAGCTATCAAGCACTGGTGTAGGCAGATTTTACAAGGGCTTCTTTATCTCCACAGTCATGATCCTCCTGTGATTCATAGAGATCTGAAATGCGACAACATTTTTATTAATGGGAATCAAGGTGAAGTCAAGATTGGTGATCTTGGATTAGCTGCAATCCTTCGGAAATCACATGCTGCTCGGTGTGTGG GAACACCGGAGTTCATGGCTCCTGAGGTATATGAAGAGGAATATAATGAATTAGTGGATATCTATTCGTTTGGAATGTGCATTTTGGAGATGGTAACCTTTGAGTATCCATATAGTGAATGCACTCATCCTGCTCAAATTTATAAGAAAGTGATCTCT GGGAAGAAACCGGATGCCCTTTACAAAGTTAAGGATCTTGAGTTACGGCTATTTGTTGAAAAGTGTTTAGCGACTGTGTCTGACCGGTTATCCGCGTGGGAACTTCTCAACGACCCTTTTCTCCAAGTcgatgattttttttatgattttaggATGTTGAATTATCAGAGAGATTATGATGAAATAGGTTCGATTTTAAAGCAGCCCCTCTTGAGTGCTCGTCATAGCACAACCAGTTCTCTAGCCAATGGTTACTCAAACTATCTTTGTTATAATCACGAAAATGGCTTGGATTGCCACTCGGTTGAGTATGAAGGGAATGAGATAGATTTATTCACAAGTCATGAAGATGATCACTTGGATAATGTGGACATTAAAATCAAGGGGAGAAGGAGTGAAGATGGGACTATATTTTTGAAACTCAGAATTGCAGATAAAGAAG GTCTTGTCCGGAATATATACTTCCCTTTTGACGTTGAAACTGATACAGCTTCGAGTGTTGCTGCCGAAATGGTTTCTGAGTTGGATATTACAGATCAAGATGTAAACAAGATTGCAAATATGATCGATGCACAAATAATTTTGTTGGTACCGGATTGGAAAACGGGTGCTGGATTTGAAGAAAATTTTCATGAAAGTAGTAGCAACTACTGTCAAAATTGTGCATCAGACGGTGCTCTAGCTGGCTATTTATCGTCCCACAAACCGGGAAAGAATCTGCAAGCTCCTCAATGTTCTAAGCACGGATGTGGAGCAATACATGGTCGTTTTGAAGAGATTACATACCAAGTTGAATGGCCTGACAAATGTCTTACAGAGGGTGCCCCAATGTGTTCAAGCCAGTCGAATGGTGGGCAAAATCCTCACACGTCCCGTTTATCTGTTAACTTTGGACATGAACATGAAATGTCAGAGCAAAATAACAAGGATGAATCAAATGTAAGAATCGACAAAGAGAATGCATCTGATGGGAATGAGAGTAAGCAGGAGTTAATGTGGCTTAAGGCCAAGTATGAGATACAGTTGAGGGAGCTTGGAGATGAAAAAATTGGGGTTATGGTCAAGCATCCGAGTTTGGATTCTCACTCAGGAGAATGCAAGAACGATACATGGGATGAGAAAAGTGAAGTTCGGCTTGAATCTTTTTCCTCAATGAAGCATGCTACAACATTCTCATCAACAATTTCTGAAAGGAAACATGATTATGAGTCTGCCTACAGATTATGTAGTCCGATGCACATGGTCACAGCTAAGAGTTTCTATCTCCACAGAGCCAGTTCTCTACCAGTTGATGC